AATATGGTCAACTATTATTTGAAACGGACGGGACGAGCGATCTTCACACTGTGGCTGGTCGTGACGCTCACGTTCGGCATGATCCGACTGCTGCCAGGTGGCCCGCTCACCCAACTGCGCGGCAAACTGATTCGCCAAGGGTACCCACCCCAACAGATCAACTCCATCATCGAAACGTATCAAAACCTGCAACCCGACGCCCCGCTGTACGTCCAGTACAGCGACTACATCACCGCCCTGCTGCACGGCAACATGGGCAAATCGTTCACCTACCCCCGCACCGTGGCCAGCATCGTCGGTGAAGCATTGCCGTGGACCATCTTCGTGATGGTCACCGCCACCGTCATCATCTTCGCCATCGCCATCGTCTGGGGCGCGCTCATGGCCTACCGCGAAGGGAGTCGCTTCGACATGGGATCGAGCGTCCTCTCGATCATCCTCTCCTCGATTCCCTTCTACGTCCTCGCCATCGCCCTCGTCATCGTCTTCGGCTACAAGTACAGCGTCTTCCCCGTCAGCTATCGCTTGAGCCCCGGCGTCGAACCCGGCTTATCCCTCCAGTTCGTCACCGACGCGCTCTATCACGCCTTCCTCCCCATCGTCTCGCTCGTCGTCTCCGGCGCGGGACTCCAAGCGCTCGCGATGCGCGGCAACAGCATCCAGGTGCTCGGCGAGGATTACGTTCGCGTCGCCCGCCTCCGCGGGCTTCCCGACCGCCGGATTTCGGTCTGGTACGTCGGCCGCAACGCCATCCTCCCCATGTACACCGGATTTTTGACCCTCATCGGTTTCAACCTCGGTGGCTCGGTCATCCTCGAACAGATTTTCACCTATCCCGGCGTCGGCTACTACCTGTTCCAGGGACTGCAAAACCGCGATTATCCGCTGATGATGGGCATCTTCCTCGTCATTACCGTCGCCCTCGTCCTCGCCGTGTTCATCGCCGACCTCACGTACGGCATCATCGACCCACGCGTCAAATCGGGTGATTCCAATGAAGCCTACTGATAACACCACCGACGATATCGGCCGCGTCGCTACGGACGGCGGGTCGCAGTCGCAAGTCGAGGAGTTCAGCTTCGAGACGACAGGGTCGGACACCGAGGTCACAACCCAGGAACGACTACAGGAGTTCTACGCCGAGTTCATCTACAAACCCGGATTAGTCGCGTGGGACGACCCGCGCACGCGAATCGGCGGACTCATCCTGTTCGTCTACATCCTCATCGGCACCGTCGGCACCTGGTTGTATCCGGAACCCACCTCGAATCAAGTGCCGCGAAACCTCGTGCCGTTCCAGAACTGGGACGCGCCACTCGGG
The sequence above is a segment of the Haladaptatus sp. R4 genome. Coding sequences within it:
- a CDS encoding ABC transporter permease yields the protein MVNYYLKRTGRAIFTLWLVVTLTFGMIRLLPGGPLTQLRGKLIRQGYPPQQINSIIETYQNLQPDAPLYVQYSDYITALLHGNMGKSFTYPRTVASIVGEALPWTIFVMVTATVIIFAIAIVWGALMAYREGSRFDMGSSVLSIILSSIPFYVLAIALVIVFGYKYSVFPVSYRLSPGVEPGLSLQFVTDALYHAFLPIVSLVVSGAGLQALAMRGNSIQVLGEDYVRVARLRGLPDRRISVWYVGRNAILPMYTGFLTLIGFNLGGSVILEQIFTYPGVGYYLFQGLQNRDYPLMMGIFLVITVALVLAVFIADLTYGIIDPRVKSGDSNEAY